A genome region from Mycolicibacterium litorale includes the following:
- the opcA gene encoding glucose-6-phosphate dehydrogenase assembly protein OpcA yields MILDLPDTDTGAINKKIVALREEGGAITLGRVLTLVIAPDTEAVLEESIDAANAASREHPCRVIVVAPGDRRAEKARLDAQLRVGSDAGANEVVVLRLSGPLANHASSVVTPFLLPDTPVVTWWPDVAPDVPAQDPLGRLAIRRITDATNGENPLASIKGRLRGYTPGDTDLAWSRITYWRALLTAAVDQPPHEKINSALVSGLETEPALDVLAGWLASRIDGPVQRAVGELKVELVRDSETITLSRPQEGITAKITRTAKPEALVPLARRETRECLAEDMRRLDADEIYFEALQGIEKVQYV; encoded by the coding sequence GTGATCCTCGACCTGCCCGACACCGACACCGGTGCCATCAACAAGAAGATCGTCGCGCTCCGCGAGGAGGGCGGCGCCATCACCCTGGGCCGGGTGCTGACGCTGGTCATCGCCCCGGACACCGAGGCCGTCCTCGAGGAGTCCATCGACGCGGCCAACGCGGCGAGCCGTGAACACCCGTGTCGCGTCATCGTGGTCGCCCCCGGGGACCGGCGTGCGGAGAAGGCGCGGCTGGACGCCCAACTGCGCGTCGGCAGCGATGCCGGCGCCAACGAGGTCGTGGTGCTTCGCCTCTCGGGGCCGCTGGCCAACCACGCGAGCAGCGTGGTGACGCCGTTCCTGCTGCCCGACACCCCCGTCGTGACCTGGTGGCCGGACGTCGCACCCGATGTCCCGGCACAGGATCCGCTGGGCAGGCTGGCGATTCGCAGGATCACCGACGCCACCAACGGAGAGAATCCGCTGGCATCCATCAAGGGCCGGCTGCGGGGGTACACCCCTGGGGACACTGACCTGGCGTGGAGCCGGATCACCTACTGGCGGGCGCTGCTCACCGCGGCGGTCGATCAGCCGCCCCACGAGAAGATCAACTCGGCGCTGGTGTCGGGCCTCGAGACCGAGCCCGCCCTGGACGTCCTGGCAGGCTGGCTGGCCAGCCGCATCGACGGCCCCGTACAGCGCGCCGTCGGCGAGCTCAAGGTCGAACTGGTGCGGGACAGCGAGACGATCACGCTGAGTCGCCCGCAGGAGGGCATCACCGCGAAGATCACCCGCACCGCGAAGCCGGAGGCCCTGGTTCCGTTGGCGCGCAGGGAGACTCGCGAGTGCCTGGCGGAGGACATGCGCCGCCTCGATGCTGACGAGATCTACTTCGAGGCGCTGCAGGGAATCGAGAAGGTGCAATACGTATGA
- the tkt gene encoding transketolase: MTTVDEIATLTEPHHPDDWTDLDSTAVDTVRVLAADAVQKVGNGHPGTAMSLAPLAYTLFQRQMRHDPSDVHWLGRDRFILSCGHSSLTLYIQLYLGGFGLELEDIESLRTWKSKTPGHPEFRHTKGVEITTGPLGQGLASAVGMAMAARYERGLFDPDAAPGTSPFDHYIYVIASDGDIEEGVTSEASSLAGTQQLGNLIVFYDQNQISIEHDTNIALSEDVAARYRAYGWHVQEVEGGENVIGIEQAIESAKAVTDRPSFIALRTIIGYPAPNKMNTGGVHGSALGDDEVAAVKEVLGFDPNKTFEVRPEVIEHTRKLVDRGREAHEKWQTDFDAWAEREPERKKLLDRLTAEELPDGWDADLTHWEPGSKAVATRAAFGQVLNDVAPKLPELWGGSADLAGSNNTTIKGVKSFGPPSISTDDFTADWYGRVLHFGVREHAMGSILSGIVLHGPTRAFGGTFLQFSDYMRPAVRLASLMDIDTIYIWTHDSIGLGEDGPTHQPIEHLAALRAIPNLSVVRPGDPNETAYAWRSIIARGNGSGPVGFILTRQGVPVLEGTDSDGVARGGYVLGGGDATGADVILIGTGSELQLAVEAKKLLADKDINAAVVSMPCVEWFESQPKEYRDSVLPPNVSARVAVEAAVAQSWYKLVGDTGEIISIEHYGESADDKTLFREFGFTAEAVAAAAERTINN; encoded by the coding sequence GTGACCACCGTCGACGAGATCGCGACGCTGACCGAACCCCACCACCCCGACGACTGGACCGACCTGGACTCGACCGCGGTCGACACCGTCCGGGTGCTGGCGGCGGATGCGGTGCAGAAGGTCGGCAACGGCCACCCCGGCACGGCGATGAGCCTGGCGCCGCTGGCCTACACGCTGTTCCAGCGGCAGATGCGCCACGACCCGAGCGACGTGCACTGGCTGGGCCGGGACCGCTTCATCCTGTCCTGCGGCCATTCCAGCCTGACGCTGTACATCCAGCTGTACCTGGGCGGCTTCGGGCTCGAGCTCGAGGACATCGAGTCGCTGCGGACCTGGAAGTCCAAGACCCCCGGGCATCCGGAGTTCCGCCACACCAAGGGCGTGGAGATCACCACCGGCCCGCTCGGCCAGGGTCTCGCCTCCGCGGTCGGCATGGCGATGGCGGCCCGCTACGAGCGCGGCCTGTTCGATCCCGACGCCGCCCCCGGCACCAGCCCGTTCGACCACTACATCTACGTGATCGCCTCCGACGGTGACATCGAGGAGGGCGTCACCAGCGAGGCGAGCTCACTGGCCGGCACCCAGCAGCTGGGCAACCTCATCGTGTTCTACGACCAGAACCAGATCTCCATCGAGCACGACACCAACATCGCGCTGTCCGAGGACGTCGCGGCCCGCTACCGCGCCTACGGCTGGCACGTGCAGGAGGTCGAGGGCGGAGAGAACGTCATTGGAATAGAACAAGCCATCGAGTCCGCCAAAGCAGTGACGGACCGCCCGTCGTTCATCGCGCTGCGCACGATCATCGGGTATCCGGCGCCGAACAAGATGAACACCGGTGGGGTGCACGGTTCGGCACTCGGCGACGACGAGGTCGCCGCGGTGAAGGAGGTGCTGGGCTTCGACCCGAACAAGACGTTCGAGGTGCGGCCCGAGGTCATCGAGCACACCCGCAAGCTCGTCGACCGCGGCCGGGAGGCCCACGAGAAGTGGCAGACCGACTTCGACGCCTGGGCTGAGCGCGAGCCCGAGCGCAAGAAGCTGCTCGACCGGCTCACCGCCGAGGAACTGCCCGACGGTTGGGACGCCGACCTCACCCACTGGGAGCCAGGCTCGAAGGCGGTCGCCACGCGTGCCGCATTCGGTCAGGTGCTCAACGACGTCGCGCCGAAGCTGCCCGAGCTGTGGGGCGGATCCGCCGACCTGGCGGGCAGCAACAACACCACGATCAAGGGTGTGAAGTCGTTCGGGCCGCCGTCGATCTCGACCGACGACTTCACCGCCGACTGGTACGGCCGGGTGCTGCACTTCGGTGTCCGCGAGCACGCGATGGGGTCGATCCTGTCGGGCATCGTGCTGCACGGCCCGACCCGCGCCTTCGGCGGCACGTTCCTGCAGTTCTCGGACTACATGCGCCCCGCGGTGCGGCTGGCGTCGCTGATGGACATCGACACCATCTACATCTGGACCCACGATTCGATCGGCCTCGGGGAGGACGGCCCCACCCATCAGCCGATCGAGCACCTCGCGGCGCTGCGGGCGATCCCGAACCTGTCGGTGGTCCGGCCGGGTGACCCGAACGAGACGGCCTACGCGTGGCGCAGCATCATCGCGCGCGGCAACGGCAGCGGTCCGGTCGGCTTCATCCTGACCCGCCAGGGCGTCCCGGTGCTCGAGGGCACCGACTCCGACGGTGTGGCCCGCGGCGGCTACGTGCTGGGCGGAGGGGACGCCACCGGGGCCGACGTCATCCTGATCGGCACCGGCTCCGAGTTGCAGCTGGCCGTCGAGGCCAAGAAGCTGTTGGCGGACAAGGACATCAACGCCGCCGTGGTGTCGATGCCGTGTGTGGAGTGGTTCGAATCGCAGCCGAAGGAATACCGCGACAGCGTGCTGCCGCCCAACGTCTCCGCGCGGGTCGCCGTGGAGGCCGCGGTGGCCCAGAGCTGGTACAAGCTCGTCGGCGACACCGGCGAGATCATCTCCATCGAGCACTACGGGGAGTCCGCCGACGACAAGACGTTGTTCCGCGAGTTCGGCTTCACCGCCGAGGCCGTGGCCGCCGCAGCGGAACGCACCATCAACAACTAG
- the pgl gene encoding 6-phosphogluconolactonase, whose amino-acid sequence MTATVRKYPDSDALVAAVGDRLADEIVSAVDFRGRANIVLTGGGTGIKLLARLGTHDDRIDWSKVHLFFGDERYVPEDDDERNDKQAREALLSRIDIPSANVHAMPAADGEFGDDLDAAALAYEQVLAAQSESGEPTPAFDVHLLGMGPEGHVNSLFPHTIAVRETHRMVVGVPDSPKPPPQRITLTLPAIQRSREVWLVVSGEGKAEAVAAAVGGADPDDWPAAGAVGTESTVWFLDEDAASKL is encoded by the coding sequence ATGACCGCCACCGTACGGAAGTATCCCGACAGCGATGCGCTGGTCGCGGCTGTCGGGGATCGACTCGCCGACGAGATCGTCTCGGCCGTCGACTTCCGCGGGCGGGCGAACATCGTGCTGACCGGCGGCGGCACCGGCATCAAGCTGCTGGCACGCCTGGGCACCCACGACGATCGCATCGACTGGTCCAAGGTGCACCTGTTCTTCGGCGACGAGCGGTACGTGCCGGAGGACGACGACGAGCGCAACGACAAGCAGGCCCGCGAAGCGCTGCTGTCCCGCATCGACATCCCGAGCGCGAACGTGCACGCGATGCCCGCTGCCGACGGCGAGTTCGGTGACGACCTCGACGCGGCCGCGCTGGCCTACGAGCAGGTGCTCGCGGCGCAGTCGGAATCCGGTGAACCCACTCCGGCGTTCGACGTCCACCTGCTCGGTATGGGTCCCGAGGGGCACGTCAACTCGCTGTTCCCGCACACCATCGCGGTGCGTGAGACCCACCGCATGGTGGTCGGTGTGCCGGACTCCCCCAAGCCGCCGCCGCAGCGGATCACGTTGACTCTGCCCGCGATTCAGCGGTCTCGTGAGGTGTGGCTGGTGGTGTCGGGTGAGGGCAAGGCCGAGGCGGTCGCCGCCGCGGTCGGCGGCGCGGATCCCGACGACTGGCCCGCCGCGGGTGCGGTCGGCACCGAGTCGACGGTGTGGTTCCTCGACGAGGATGCGGCTTCTAAGCTCTGA
- a CDS encoding ATPase gives MVDRSGRSTRTGTERIRKLAQAALNADVTVEQVDTILDGLSDTLDDLNRSTATLDDTLERFNETINQINDLAPRLIGLVDRMEGIVGRVERLVGMGEAVLGPLAATENAVRGALSAVRRSTGL, from the coding sequence ATGGTGGACAGAAGCGGTCGCAGCACGCGTACGGGCACCGAGCGCATCAGGAAGCTCGCTCAGGCGGCGCTCAACGCCGATGTGACGGTCGAACAGGTCGACACCATCCTGGACGGCCTCAGCGACACCCTCGACGACCTCAACAGGTCGACCGCCACCCTGGACGACACGCTGGAACGCTTCAACGAGACCATCAACCAGATCAACGATCTCGCCCCGCGGCTGATCGGGCTGGTCGACCGGATGGAGGGCATCGTCGGCCGCGTCGAACGCCTCGTCGGCATGGGCGAGGCGGTGCTGGGCCCGCTGGCCGCGACGGAGAACGCGGTGCGCGGCGCGCTGAGCGCAGTCCGCCGCTCGACCGGCCTCTAG
- the zwf gene encoding glucose-6-phosphate dehydrogenase encodes MSAVDAAAPEWRNPLRDKRDKRMPRIAGPCSVVIFGVTGDLARKKLMPAIYDLANRGLLPPTFSLVGFARRDWADEDFSEVVYDAVKQHARTPFRQEVWDRLSEGIRFVQGTFDDEKAFEQLAETLNKLDAERGTGGNHAFYLSIPPKAFPQVLEQLSSTGLAKKTDGHWSRVVIEKPFGHDLRSAEDLNAIVNNVFPESSVFRIDHYLGKETVQNILALRFANELFEPVWNSHYVDSVQITMAEDIGLGGRGGYYDGVGAARDVIQNHLLQLLALTAMEEPVSFSPDELQAEKIKVLSASRLAEPLDETTSRGQYTAGWQGGERVVGLLEEEGFSKTSTTETFAAITVDVDTRRWAGVPFYLRTGKRLGRRVTEIALIFKRAPHLPFDATMTEELGQNALVIRVQPDEGITLRFGSKVPGNQMEVRDVSMDFSYGSAFAEESPEAYERLILDVLLGEPSLFPVNEEVELAWKILDPALDYWASHGKPDPYESGGWGPDSAFEMLRRTGREWRRP; translated from the coding sequence ATGAGCGCAGTCGACGCTGCCGCCCCCGAGTGGCGTAATCCGCTGCGGGACAAGCGCGACAAGCGGATGCCGCGGATCGCCGGTCCGTGCAGTGTGGTGATCTTCGGCGTGACCGGCGATCTCGCCCGCAAGAAGCTGATGCCCGCCATCTACGACCTCGCCAACCGGGGCCTGCTGCCGCCGACGTTCTCGCTCGTCGGATTCGCCCGGCGGGACTGGGCCGACGAGGACTTCAGCGAGGTCGTGTACGACGCGGTCAAACAGCACGCCCGCACGCCCTTTCGTCAGGAGGTGTGGGACCGGCTCTCGGAGGGGATCCGGTTCGTCCAGGGCACCTTCGACGACGAGAAGGCCTTCGAGCAGCTCGCGGAGACGCTGAACAAGCTCGACGCCGAACGCGGGACGGGCGGCAATCACGCCTTCTACCTGTCGATTCCGCCGAAGGCCTTCCCCCAGGTGCTCGAGCAGCTGTCGAGCACGGGCCTGGCCAAGAAGACCGACGGCCACTGGAGCAGGGTCGTCATCGAGAAGCCGTTCGGCCACGACCTGCGCAGCGCTGAAGACCTCAACGCCATCGTCAACAACGTCTTCCCCGAGTCGTCGGTCTTCCGGATCGACCACTACCTGGGCAAGGAGACCGTCCAGAACATCCTCGCGCTGCGCTTCGCCAACGAGCTGTTCGAGCCGGTGTGGAATTCGCACTACGTGGACAGCGTGCAGATCACGATGGCCGAGGACATCGGCTTGGGCGGGCGCGGCGGCTATTACGACGGCGTCGGCGCAGCGCGTGACGTCATCCAGAACCATCTGCTGCAGCTGCTGGCGCTCACCGCGATGGAGGAGCCGGTCAGCTTCTCCCCCGACGAGCTGCAGGCCGAGAAGATCAAGGTGCTCTCGGCGAGCAGGCTCGCCGAGCCGCTCGACGAGACCACCTCGCGCGGTCAGTACACGGCCGGCTGGCAGGGCGGCGAGCGAGTGGTCGGGCTCCTGGAGGAGGAGGGCTTCTCGAAGACCTCCACCACCGAGACCTTTGCGGCGATCACCGTGGACGTCGACACCCGCCGCTGGGCCGGTGTTCCGTTCTACCTGCGTACCGGAAAACGCTTGGGCCGCAGGGTCACTGAGATCGCGCTGATCTTCAAACGGGCGCCGCACCTTCCGTTCGACGCCACCATGACCGAGGAGCTCGGGCAGAACGCGCTGGTGATCCGGGTGCAGCCCGACGAGGGCATCACGCTGCGGTTCGGCTCCAAAGTGCCGGGCAACCAGATGGAGGTCCGCGACGTCAGCATGGACTTCTCCTACGGTTCGGCGTTCGCCGAGGAGTCGCCGGAGGCGTACGAGCGGCTGATCCTCGACGTGCTGCTCGGTGAGCCGTCGCTGTTCCCGGTGAACGAAGAGGTCGAGCTGGCCTGGAAGATCCTCGATCCCGCGCTGGACTACTGGGCATCCCACGGGAAACCCGATCCCTATGAATCCGGCGGCTGGGGCCCGGATTCGGCCTTCGAGATGCTGCGCCGGACCGGACGCGAATGGAGGCGTCCCTAG
- the tal gene encoding transaldolase, whose protein sequence is MTQNSNLEALSAAGVSVWLDDLSRERLQTGNLQQLIDTRSVVGVTTNPSIFQAALSKGDAYDAQVKELAERGADVDATIRTVTTDDVRNACDVLAKQYELSGGVDGRVSIEVDPRLARDADKTILQAIELWKIVDRPNLLIKIPAMKEGLPAITAVLAEGISVNVTLIFSVERHRAVMDAYLAGLEKAKEAGHDLSTIHSVASFFVSRVDTEIDKRLEKIGSEEALALRGQAGVANARLAYAAYEEVFVGGERFEKLKAEGARVQRPLWASTGVKNPDYSDTLYVTELVAPNTVNTMPEKTLEAVADHGVITGDTVTGKAAESQAVFDKLEAVGIDLTDVFLALENEGVEKFEKSWQELLEATQGQLDEKKS, encoded by the coding sequence ATGACCCAGAATTCGAATCTCGAAGCGCTCAGCGCCGCGGGTGTGTCCGTATGGCTCGACGATCTGTCCCGTGAGCGCCTGCAGACCGGCAATCTGCAACAACTCATCGACACCCGCAGCGTCGTGGGGGTCACCACCAACCCGTCGATCTTCCAGGCCGCGCTTTCGAAGGGCGACGCGTACGACGCCCAGGTCAAGGAACTCGCCGAACGCGGTGCCGACGTCGACGCGACCATCCGCACCGTCACCACCGACGACGTCCGCAACGCCTGCGACGTGCTGGCCAAGCAGTACGAACTGTCCGGCGGCGTCGACGGCCGGGTGTCGATCGAAGTCGACCCGCGGCTCGCCCGCGATGCGGACAAAACGATCCTGCAGGCGATCGAGCTGTGGAAGATCGTCGACCGGCCCAACCTGCTGATCAAGATTCCGGCGATGAAGGAGGGCCTGCCGGCGATCACCGCCGTGCTGGCCGAAGGGATCTCGGTCAACGTGACGTTGATCTTCTCCGTCGAGCGCCACCGCGCGGTGATGGACGCCTACCTCGCCGGTCTGGAGAAGGCCAAGGAGGCCGGCCACGACCTGTCGACGATCCACTCGGTTGCCTCGTTCTTCGTCTCCCGCGTCGACACCGAGATCGACAAGCGGCTCGAGAAGATCGGTTCCGAGGAGGCGCTGGCGCTGCGGGGTCAGGCCGGCGTGGCCAACGCCCGGTTGGCCTACGCCGCCTACGAGGAGGTCTTCGTCGGCGGGGAGCGCTTCGAGAAGCTCAAGGCCGAGGGCGCCCGCGTGCAGCGGCCGCTGTGGGCGTCGACCGGCGTCAAGAACCCCGACTACTCCGACACCCTCTACGTCACCGAACTGGTCGCGCCGAACACGGTGAACACCATGCCGGAGAAGACGCTCGAGGCGGTCGCCGACCACGGGGTGATCACCGGCGACACGGTCACCGGCAAGGCCGCCGAATCGCAGGCGGTGTTCGACAAGCTCGAGGCGGTGGGAATCGACCTCACCGACGTGTTCCTGGCCCTCGAGAACGAAGGCGTGGAGAAGTTCGAGAAATCGTGGCAGGAGTTGCTCGAGGCCACCCAGGGCCAGCTCGACGAGAAGAAGTCCTAG